A stretch of Heptranchias perlo isolate sHepPer1 chromosome 1, sHepPer1.hap1, whole genome shotgun sequence DNA encodes these proteins:
- the kiaa0232 gene encoding uncharacterized protein KIAA0232 homolog isoform X3 encodes MSSGIETLVEELCSKLKELQNKQKEEKQGSKKAEGSQSPEIIGSPSTKDQVEMYYEAFPPLSEKPICLQEIMTVWNKAKACSFSGSSSSSAAPQTSTDTSSPKDCNSEGEGTRERTNEVSITTSSSRMFRRSKKEKENRHNNSLPEEKPTTGKKQIRHRSEGKMRPRSWSSGSSEAGSSSSGNQYELKGPTKAVKIRHKMRETARNKKGRNGQVRLSLKSVDKDDRRSTCGSSSSGPTKQLCKKGKRLMKETRRKTNGNSGAKDLGNESGREQEFKEEPLWYTEPITEYWFPPSRKSKLETAYRNSVAANDSESLTLEELSETMQGLCISNNNFQTYLAAGAFVDGHFVEMPALLDEANDLTGTSSCSNPKDSDILDDMHLSEFTHFYEVDIHQSILDPSASNSLQGESRILSMIRRKSTEQIDFEADCCIVLDGLQLTRESAIWTDSQASLGTEGLFLHDLANIAQFWECSSSDEAEGESFAGDSPITLSPIVDNTVCDASSSTGNQEEHFSEANEGSGLNSTCFSLFEVQYDNSTSPFCFDGLSLGNQNSDIGGWADLPGKTQSRLLIWTKNSAFDENDHCSNLSTRTCSPWSHSEETRSDNETSFGIQIEESTKFNADEIDCIVPGISSSLLDEDLLDLLHEETHSQTDGALRNITNMTFKQKSKLESVCGIQLEEEENKEYETTVEIFAEQMASRGDSYGSEVIKDIWTAIAENDAVTTLEAERSEEDFFTGEVNGCHCCCLDMATKQDILQEPHEKAVQRSEYHLWECQKENLEAQAVAAGELAEIDVGDYTAPSKPWDIGADKESAFILGGVYGELKTFDSCGDWGVVPPDPAKGTLLQCAASDVVTIAGTDVFMTPGSNFAPGHRPLWRSCASFTQCDQTRKGEDRLNTEFSFIFHEDLLGNCSNYQSQEPGVEYSFSSFDLNNPFSQVLHVECSFEPERLATFSPSFKPKSILCSDSESETFHPKIYSIDKTQYRAIRISPRTHFRPISASELSPGGGSESEFESEKEEVTIPVLSQTDLFEDPQADLKPLEEDAEREGHYYGKSELESGKFLPRLKKAGMEKSAQTSLDSHEGSGGLLQTEQQCPECHLQASMGCTSVNSCEIDFKLKVPCDKLEAFQNRTISRSYSGFTEGTCVTAASLQEVPSSDLNQEGKSDCKEEPGWWRETLYPQPFPGIECAECYTDAREKDGTECPILRGHSHNGDCLLQLDLQTTAACEVNCRVEHDTRGRSAVIRRKLFSSDCSSSDETASEGGSDWDDPPDEELFSRTHL; translated from the exons AAGAGAAGCAAGGTAGTAAGAAAGCAGAAGGATCTCAATCTCCTGAAATTATAGGATCTCCTTCCACCAAGGATCAGGTAGAAAT GTATTATGAAGCATTTCCACCTCTTTCTGAGAAGCCAATCTGTCTGCAAGAAATCATGACTGTGTGGAATAAGGCCAAAGCTTGTTCATTTTCTGGTTCTTCTTCTTCATCTGCTGCTCCACAAACAAGCACTGATACGTCCTCTCCAAAAGATTGCAACAGTGAAGGTGAAGGTACTAGAGAGCGAACAAATGAGGTTTCCATCACTACAAGCAGTAGTCGTATGTTCAGAAGAagtaaaaaggagaaagaaaatagGCACAATAACAGCTTGCCAGAAGAGAAACCCACTACAGGAAAAAAGCAGATCAGACACAGGTCAGAAGGAAAGATGCGCCCTCGTTCATGGTCCTCTGGCTCCAGTGAAGCAGGCTCAAGCTCAAGTGGGAACCAGTATGAGTTAAAAGGTCCCACAAAAGCTGTCAAAATCAGACATAAGATGAGAGAAACTGCTAGGAACAAAAAGGGGCGAAATGGACAAGTTAGGCTATCTTTGAAGTCTGTTGACAAAGATGATCGAAGAAGCACCTGTGGGAGCAGCAGCAGTGGACCTACCAAACAGCTGTGCAAAAAAGGAAAAAGGCTTATGAAAGAAACGAGAAGGAAAACAAATGGCAACAGTGGTGCAAAAGATCTGGGCAATGAAAGTGGAAGGGAACAAGAATTCAAAGAAGAACCATTGTGGTACACTGAACCAATCACAGAGTACTGGTTCCCTCCGAGTAGAAAAAGTAAGCTAGAAACTGCATACCGGAATAGTGTAGCTGCTAATGATAGTGAATCTTTGACTTTGGAAGAGCTTTCGGAGACGATGCAGGGTCTTTGTATTAGTAACAATAATTTCCAAACATACCTCGCAGCAGGTGCTTTCGTCGATGGTCACTTTGTTGAAATGCCTGCATTATTAGATGAGGCGAATGACCTCACTGGGACCTCAAGCTGTTCTAATCCCAAGGACAGTGATATTTTAGATGATATGCATCTGTCAGAATTTACTCACTTCTATGAAGTGGATATTCATCAATCCATATTGGATCCTAGTGCCTCAAATTCATTGCAAGGAGAGAGTCGAATCTTAAGCATGATTCGACGGAAAAGTACAGAGCAAATTGATTTTGAGGCAGACTGTTGTATAGTGTTAGATGGACTACAGTTGACGAGGGAAAGTGCAATATGGACAGATTCACAAGCTTCTCTTGGTACAGAAGGATTGTTCTTACATGATCTTGCAAATATAGCTCAATTTTGGGAGTGCTCTAGCTCTGATGAAGCAGAGGGGGAAAGCTTTGCTGGGGATTCCCCCATTACGCTTTCTCCTATTGTGGATAATACAGTGTGTGATGCAAGTAGCAGTACTGGCAATCAAGAAGAACACTTTTCAGAAGCAAATGAAGGGTCTGGTTTAAACTCCACTTGTTTTTCTCTGTTTGAAGTGCAATATGATAACTCTACTTCACCATTCTGTTTTGACGGACTAAGCCTGGGAAATCAGAATAGTGATATTGGAGGCTGGGCAGATTTgcctgggaaaacacagtctcgTTTGCTTATATGGACCAAAAATAGTGCCTTTGATGAAAATGACCACTGCTCAAATCTTTCAACACGAACCTGCAGCCCATGGTCACATTCTGAAGAAACACGTTCGGATAATGAAACCTCCTTTGGTATTCAGATTGAGGAGTCcactaaatttaatgcagatgagATTGACTGCATAGTCCCTGGCATTTCATCCAGCCTTCTTGATGAAGACCTTCTAGATTTATTGCATGAGGAGACTCATTCACAAACTGATGGAGCTTTACGAAATATAACAAACATGACTTTCAAACAGAAATCTAAGCTGGAGTCGGTGTGTGGAATTCAGTTGGAAGAAGAAGAAAATAAGGAATATGAAACAACTGTGGAAATTTTTGCAGAACAGATGGCCAGTCGTGGAGATAGCTACGGCTCAGAAGTTATAAAAGACATTTGGACAGCCATAGCAGAAAACGATGCTGTAACAACACTAGAGGCAGAACGATCAGAAGAGGATTTCTTTACTGGTGAGGTGAATGGTTGCCATTGCTGTTGTTTGGATATGGCAACGAAACAGGACATTCTGCAAGAGCCTCATGAAAAAGCAGTGCAGAGGTCTGAATATCACTTATGGGAGTGCCAGAAGGAAAACTTGGAGGCCCAAGCTGTTGCAGCTGGGGAACTTGCAGAGATAGATGTAGGTGATTACACTGCACCCTCTAAACCGTGGGATATTGGTGCTGACAAAGAAAGTGCTTTCATTCTTGGTGGAGTCTATGGAGAACTGAAAACATTCGACAGTTGTGGAGACTGGGGAGTAGTTCCACCTGATCCTGCAAAAGGTACTTTATTGCAGTGTGCAGCTTCAGATGTAGTAACCATAGCAGGTACAGATGTCTTCATGACTCCAGGTAGCAACTTTGCTCCTGGCCATAGACCATTGTGGAGATCTTGTGCTTCATTCACACAGTGTGACCAGACGAGAAAAGGAGAGGACAGGTTAAATACTGAGTTCTCTTTCATCTTCCATGAAGATTTATTAGGGAATTGCAGTAATTATCAGAGTCAAGAGCCTGGTGTTGAGTATTCATTTTCCTCCTTTGATCTGAACAATCCTTTTTCACAAGTTCTTCACGTGGAATGTTCATTTGAACCTGAAAGGCTTGCAACATTCAGTCCAAGCTTTAAGCCGAAATCTATACTGTGTTCAGACTCAGAAAGTGAAACGTTTCATCCTAAAATATATAGTATTGACAAAACACAGTATAGGGCTATTCGAATCTCACCACGGACTCATTTCCGACCTATATCTGCCTCTGAGCTTTCACCAGGCGGAGGAAGTGAGTCAGAATTTGAGTCAGAAAAAGAGGAAGTTACTATACCTGTCCTCTCCCAGACAGATTTGTTTGAGGATCCACAGGCAGATTTAAAGCCATTGGAAGAAGATGCTGAGCGAGAAGGACATTACTATGGAAAGTCAGAGCTGGAATCAGGAAAATTCCTGCCTAGATTAAAAAAAGCTGGAATGGAAAAGAGTGCTCAGACTTCACTGGATTCGCATGAAGGATCTGGTGGTCTTTTACAGACAGAACAGCAGTGCCCAGAATGTCATTTACAGGCATCAATGGGATGCACCAGTGTGAATAGTTGTGAAATAGATTTCAAGCTGAAGGTACCATGTGATAAATTGGAAGCGTTCCAGAATCGTACAATAAGCAGGAGCTATTCTGGGTTCACTGAGGGAACTTGTGTTACAGCAGCATCACTGCAAGAG GTTCCCTCTTCAGACTTGAACCAGGAAGGGAAGAGTGATTGCAAGGAGGAACCAGGCTGGTGGCGAGAAACACTGTACCCACAACCATTTCCTGGGATTGAGTGTGCAG aaTGCTACACTGATGCCAGGGAAAAGGATGGAACTGAGTGTCCAATTTTAAGAGGACATTCACACAATGGAGATTGTCTTCTCCAGTTAGACCTG